The Bacillota bacterium DNA segment CGGGGCCGAGCCCTTCGAAGACCTCGCCCAACTTCCTGCCTCCTCCCACCACACGGGCCGGAGCGTCAAGGCATAGCCCGCATCCGGCATTTTCATTATAGCGGCGAGCCTGGACGCTGGGCAAAAGAACATTCTTCCTCACTTTCCGAACGTGCGGGACATCATCTGTCCCGCCTGGCCTCTCTGAGGCTTCGAGCCATCACTCCCACCGCCAGAACCTTGCGGCAACGATGAAGGAAACGACGGCCCACGCTACGAGGACTCCGACGTCAGTAGCCGGGCTGTACTCCGGAGGCGCCGCCACCATGATCTGGCGGAGAAGGTCTCCGAGATAGCTGAGCGGCATGGCCCTCACCACAGGACGCAGGAACGACGGCATTATCTCGATGGGGAAGAAGATTCCGGAGAGGAACATCATTGGGAACTGGACGATCTGCACGAACCCCACCCCGGCCTCCTCGGTCTTGGGGAATGCCGCGATCATGTAGCCCATGCTCACAAACGTGAGCGCCCCCAACAGCACCGCGCCAAGGAGAGCGGGCCAGCTGCCGAGGATCTTGACGCGGAACACCGTGTATCCTATCACGACGATGAGAACGGTTTGGATGAGGGCCATCGTTATTCTCACTACGACCTCCGACACTAGGAGCAGCCCTCTCCTCAAAGGTGTCGCGCCGAGGCTCTTGAGCACCTTCTGCTCGCGCAGGCTCACCGCGCGCATCGCGCCGAACAACCCCAACTGCATGAGGGCCATGGCCAAGATGCCGGGGAGGATGAAGTCCACCATGCGCAGATCAGCGCTCTCCACCGGCTGCGCCACGACCTGGAGGATCCTGGGCCTGCCGGTCATGCGCCTTTCCGCCTCGTCGAGGATCTGCTCCACGACAGGCACGAGGACCTGCCTGGCCGTGGGCTTTGTTTCGTTGTAGTACACGCGCACTTCGAGGGGTTCACCGCCGCCCATCAGCGCTGCGAAGGAAGGCGAGGGCACCTCCACCACCAGGCTCCTCTCGCCCTTCTTGAGGGCTTGAAGCTCGCTCTCCCTATCCCCCGTGTGGGTCCTGAAGACCGGGACCGACTTGGCTCCCTCGAGCAACCCTTCACCCAGTGGGTTTCCCGAATCACACACGATCCCCACGTCGTACGTGGAAGTCCCTTCGTTTGAGAATATGAAGCCGAAGAGCAATATGAAGATCACCGGAAAGAGCAAGAACCAGAACAGGCTCATCTTGTCGCGTCCGATATCCCGCGCGTTGGCGAGCACGAGCTGCCAGAAGGTCCTCATCACTCTCGTATCCTCCTTCCCGTGAGCTTCAGGAACACGTCCTCAAGCGTGGCTCGCCTCACTATGACGTCGTCCAGGTGGAAGCCCCCGTCCGTCGAGAGCTGCATCAGTGCGGCCATAGTAGCCGGCACGTCGCGCGTGTAGAGCGTGGCGCTGTTCCCGCTGCAGCGAGCGCGGCTCACTCCCGGCAATCTTCCGAGCGTCTCATCGTCGGCTGATAGGGAATTGGAGAACTCGATGGCCTGCTCCTGAGAATGCTGGGCGATCAAATCCGCAGGGGAGCCGAACGCAATGACCTTGCCGCGATCCAGGACCGCCACCCTGTCGCACAGCCTCTCAGCCTCGTCCATGTAGTGGGTGGTCAGGAAGACCGTCTTGCCGCGGCTGCGGATGCTCCGTATGACATCCCACAAGCTTCGCCTCGCCTGAGGGTCGAGCCCGGTCGTGGGCTCGTCCAGGAACACCAAGTCCGCGTCGTTCACCATCGCGATGGCCACCCCGAGCCGTTGCGTCTGCCCGCCCGAGAGGGCTCGCACCATCGTGCCCGCCTTCGCAGTAAGGCCGACCTGCTCGATGACGTCGTCCACGGGAACGGTTCGCCGATAGAAGCTGGCAAAGAGCGTCATGACCTCTTTCACCGTGAGACGAGGGTACAGTCCGCGCGCCTGCAACTGCACTCCTATGCGCGAGCGCACCTCCCTGCCTTGCCTCGCGGGGTCCATGCCCAGCACCTGCACGTCACCGGCGTCGCGCGAACGAAGCCCTACAAGGATCTCCACTGTCGTGGTTTTGCCCGCCCCGTTGGGGCCGAGCATGCCGAATACCTGGCCGCACTCTACCCTGAGATCGAGGCCGTCAACCGCCACAGTCCTGCCGTAAGCCTTGGTGAGGCCCGAAACGACCACAGCGTCCTCCATCCTCATCCCCCTTTCCCAATGTCTTCTCGGGCGTCTTCGCGGACGCACGCGCCCCGCTGTGCGGCGCTCACCGCCGCGTTCAGCTCTCTCGCCCGTCGTCGTCGCCCCTCATATCGCGGCTGCACCGGAATTCGTCCCTCGTGATCCCCATGATGATCTCGTCCCAG contains these protein-coding regions:
- a CDS encoding ABC transporter permease encodes the protein MRTFWQLVLANARDIGRDKMSLFWFLLFPVIFILLFGFIFSNEGTSTYDVGIVCDSGNPLGEGLLEGAKSVPVFRTHTGDRESELQALKKGERSLVVEVPSPSFAALMGGGEPLEVRVYYNETKPTARQVLVPVVEQILDEAERRMTGRPRILQVVAQPVESADLRMVDFILPGILAMALMQLGLFGAMRAVSLREQKVLKSLGATPLRRGLLLVSEVVVRITMALIQTVLIVVIGYTVFRVKILGSWPALLGAVLLGALTFVSMGYMIAAFPKTEEAGVGFVQIVQFPMMFLSGIFFPIEIMPSFLRPVVRAMPLSYLGDLLRQIMVAAPPEYSPATDVGVLVAWAVVSFIVAARFWRWE
- a CDS encoding ABC transporter ATP-binding protein is translated as MEDAVVVSGLTKAYGRTVAVDGLDLRVECGQVFGMLGPNGAGKTTTVEILVGLRSRDAGDVQVLGMDPARQGREVRSRIGVQLQARGLYPRLTVKEVMTLFASFYRRTVPVDDVIEQVGLTAKAGTMVRALSGGQTQRLGVAIAMVNDADLVFLDEPTTGLDPQARRSLWDVIRSIRSRGKTVFLTTHYMDEAERLCDRVAVLDRGKVIAFGSPADLIAQHSQEQAIEFSNSLSADDETLGRLPGVSRARCSGNSATLYTRDVPATMAALMQLSTDGGFHLDDVIVRRATLEDVFLKLTGRRIRE